One window of the Pyrinomonadaceae bacterium genome contains the following:
- a CDS encoding NACHT domain-containing protein, giving the protein MPDLKEIIDGLVYALKQLFGENLHPLIIKIVIGAVLLALLVRGAIWFIKMLTENIGPLLYSADEKKRARQRRRFAEHIEREIKRLNSLEEWNEYRFAELEAEVEADAERRVFRLFGFGKATRSGLRRERSLSKALEKSKDRLIQLEGDPGSGKSVALRFVAQSLADRASRSGSTKSLIPIYINLKELSRLDGEPVDRTLIESFVFKSLNRVNDRDIEEYLEQEFSTGIKDGTWLFLFDSFDEIPEILSSTEADAVIRSHADAISDFLSGMNQCRGVLASRHFRGPGGSQWAQFRILPLSEKRRLNLIRKAELEPVAEGEVISQLGFANPEIRDMIRNPMLLGLLCAHMKSGNSFPSNTHTLFATYIDNRLTRDRDRLWRRFKIEPGELRVVSEQVAFVMAADLGLGLSPSRKALTRALINRGTEIAALGNFEVTLDALEFIKLARSEVASAVGDSKPFTFAHRRFQEYFATCVALREPERVTAKDLVSDARWRETAVVMCQTQPVQSLSPLLDELRRTLALAINSVPEEFLLASDVGGAGEKQKRTVIERFPWPLRALHVLSLVQDGFGRRLTELPSDIRVQAATLVNAASSSGGHFDRKWALEVAGALPASELTELIRRAFATGSQMLNDVAYRQVARLTEIPGDIVRSIYKGLTRLALEGRLQAEKYSTYAHLARLDKAGDFMRAFRLLLWIPFVDGVTHAVIFVVAAATLPKTEMIVKMGMLLVLLLACAFSHLSLCRPQYLGAGSISLAKGNIMLRIYALIFVPGVVILLARGLHGPALTLLPLLFYILAWAPSALLASRVGQFTSIGWWPVMPLVTILILGKNLGSILSRVFENKRKALGVIFLTITLVVISGVLVFAIIRFVDITSPIVMWVMYAIYSFSLLVFLVGRRHWVKDRIHWIRGSKNYAHSITSSEFLRLVEQYSTATMRLRLIGRIRKNASLVATEETENMIAKLCLRIERDRMQRQSSRSGGSEENIPDFFTGNKSEPVSVDRDEFDTWYETRLIKKGTLFPHEFDILDELSLLLEQIRARQHRTA; this is encoded by the coding sequence GTGCCCGACCTCAAAGAAATCATTGACGGCCTTGTATACGCGCTGAAGCAGCTCTTTGGTGAGAATCTTCACCCACTAATAATCAAAATAGTTATCGGCGCTGTCCTGTTGGCGTTGCTCGTAAGAGGCGCGATTTGGTTTATCAAGATGTTGACCGAGAACATCGGACCTCTCTTGTATAGCGCTGATGAAAAGAAACGCGCGCGTCAACGGCGCCGGTTTGCCGAACACATCGAACGTGAAATAAAGCGGCTTAATAGCCTTGAAGAATGGAATGAATACCGCTTTGCGGAGCTCGAAGCAGAAGTTGAAGCAGATGCTGAGCGCCGCGTATTCCGGCTATTTGGTTTTGGGAAAGCTACGCGCAGCGGACTTCGACGCGAAAGGTCTTTATCTAAAGCTCTTGAGAAAAGCAAAGATCGATTAATTCAACTGGAGGGAGATCCCGGATCGGGTAAGAGTGTCGCGCTTCGGTTCGTCGCTCAATCGCTTGCCGACCGTGCGTCAAGATCAGGCAGTACGAAAAGTCTCATACCTATCTACATTAACCTAAAAGAATTATCGAGGCTCGATGGCGAGCCCGTAGATCGCACGCTCATTGAGTCATTCGTGTTCAAATCGCTTAACCGCGTAAATGACCGGGACATCGAAGAGTACCTTGAACAGGAATTCAGCACCGGAATCAAAGACGGAACATGGCTGTTTCTGTTTGACTCGTTTGACGAGATACCGGAAATCCTTAGCTCTACAGAAGCTGACGCGGTCATACGCTCCCATGCCGACGCTATCTCCGATTTCTTGAGTGGCATGAATCAGTGCCGCGGCGTACTCGCTTCACGACACTTCCGTGGTCCGGGTGGATCTCAGTGGGCACAGTTTAGAATTCTGCCGCTATCAGAGAAGCGTCGTCTCAACCTTATCCGGAAAGCTGAATTGGAACCGGTAGCGGAGGGCGAGGTGATATCGCAATTGGGATTCGCCAACCCGGAGATTCGCGACATGATCAGGAATCCGATGCTCCTTGGTTTACTTTGTGCACACATGAAGTCCGGCAATTCGTTTCCGAGTAACACTCACACCCTATTTGCTACCTACATCGACAATAGACTAACCCGGGATCGTGATCGGCTCTGGCGACGATTTAAGATCGAACCTGGGGAACTTCGGGTCGTGTCTGAGCAGGTGGCATTCGTTATGGCTGCGGATCTTGGCTTAGGCTTAAGTCCATCGCGCAAAGCACTTACACGAGCTTTGATTAATAGAGGAACGGAAATCGCGGCTCTCGGAAATTTCGAAGTGACTTTGGATGCTCTCGAATTCATCAAGCTTGCGCGGTCTGAAGTGGCAAGCGCCGTTGGTGACTCGAAACCCTTCACGTTTGCACATCGTCGTTTCCAGGAATATTTCGCAACGTGTGTGGCCCTTCGGGAACCCGAGCGCGTCACCGCAAAGGATCTGGTTAGTGATGCTCGATGGCGCGAAACGGCCGTCGTAATGTGTCAGACTCAGCCCGTCCAATCTCTATCACCGCTTCTTGACGAACTCAGGCGAACCCTTGCGTTGGCTATTAACTCGGTTCCGGAGGAATTCCTATTAGCCAGTGATGTCGGCGGTGCGGGCGAGAAACAAAAAAGAACGGTTATCGAACGATTTCCTTGGCCATTGCGCGCGCTTCATGTGCTCAGTCTCGTGCAAGACGGATTTGGACGTAGGTTAACGGAACTACCAAGTGACATCAGAGTACAAGCTGCGACGCTTGTAAATGCAGCGAGCAGTAGTGGCGGGCATTTCGATAGAAAATGGGCATTGGAAGTGGCCGGCGCGCTCCCCGCTTCAGAGTTAACTGAACTAATTCGACGTGCTTTTGCGACAGGCAGCCAGATGCTAAACGATGTCGCTTATAGACAAGTTGCCCGTCTAACAGAGATCCCTGGTGACATAGTCCGTTCAATTTATAAGGGATTAACCAGACTCGCCCTGGAAGGTCGACTACAAGCAGAGAAGTACTCAACTTATGCTCATCTGGCGCGTCTAGACAAAGCGGGCGATTTCATGAGGGCTTTTCGCTTGCTGTTGTGGATTCCATTCGTTGACGGTGTCACACACGCGGTGATTTTTGTTGTGGCGGCAGCCACCCTGCCGAAAACAGAAATGATTGTAAAGATGGGTATGCTTCTTGTCTTACTACTTGCTTGTGCCTTTTCCCATCTCAGTTTATGTAGACCCCAATACTTGGGAGCGGGCAGCATCAGTTTGGCAAAAGGGAATATCATGCTCCGGATCTATGCTCTTATTTTCGTGCCGGGTGTTGTGATTTTGCTTGCTCGAGGCTTGCATGGCCCAGCCTTGACGCTCCTGCCATTGCTTTTTTACATACTGGCATGGGCGCCGTCAGCATTATTAGCTTCCAGGGTGGGCCAGTTTACATCGATCGGCTGGTGGCCGGTTATGCCGCTGGTAACGATATTAATTCTTGGGAAGAATCTGGGGTCTATTCTTTCAAGAGTCTTTGAAAACAAACGCAAAGCGTTAGGTGTCATATTCCTTACGATCACGCTCGTTGTGATTTCCGGAGTATTGGTCTTTGCCATAATCCGGTTCGTGGATATTACGAGCCCGATTGTAATGTGGGTAATGTATGCAATCTATTCGTTCTCACTTCTTGTTTTTCTGGTGGGGAGGCGTCACTGGGTAAAGGACAGAATCCATTGGATTAGAGGGTCCAAGAATTATGCACATTCCATTACTTCGAGTGAATTTTTGAGATTGGTAGAACAGTACTCGACTGCGACAATGCGATTACGGTTGATCGGGCGGATTAGGAAAAACGCGTCTTTGGTGGCGACGGAAGAAACAGAAAACATGATTGCAAAGTTGTGCCTCCGCATTGAAAGGGATCGAATGCAACGGCAATCGAGCAGGTCGGGCGGCTCAGAAGAGAACATCCCGGACTTCTTTACCGGTAACAAATCCGAACCCGTCTCAGTTGACCGAGATGAGTTTGACACTTGGTATGAAACTCGACTTATAAAGAAAGGCACATTATTTCCCCACGAGTTTGATATCCTCGACGAGCTATCCTTGTTACTTGAACAGATTCGGGCGAGACAACACCGGACGGCCTGA
- a CDS encoding S8 family peptidase has protein sequence MSRNFWLNISIAAALILIAAFAGQLHKWRKNRPAREASDTSRPLDAASEGDEDEAGSLRTEILVRFKPGITRQAIETITTRMNDDVEDRIEAVEGLSVIEDEDNRSADEVVAQYRMLSEVEYAEPNIQIKLDHEGAGKHVHANDELFYKQWGLFNHGQDGGKSGADISAMQAWATTQGSGEVVVALLDSGVDYTHPDLARNIWRRPGIIIAYQDEDLTPDGPIDDINGLNLLEDTGDPMDDNGHGTHCAGIIGAEGDNEIGVAGVNWTVKIMPLKFMDAEGVATVRDAIEAINYVINRKRAGVNVRIISSSWGTFAKSRALEDVIRKAGDEGILVVAAAGNSSSDNDAKPHYPGSFDLPNVISVAALNRNDELTTFSNFGATSVDIAAPGQQIVSTWLEHGYQEKQGTSMATPFVSGVAALILAANPGISIDELRARLLNSVDPLPSLRGKVTTGGRINAAKALTP, from the coding sequence ATGTCACGTAATTTCTGGCTCAACATCTCAATCGCGGCGGCGCTAATTCTGATCGCAGCGTTCGCTGGTCAATTGCACAAATGGCGGAAGAACCGTCCGGCGCGCGAGGCGTCCGACACGTCACGACCGCTGGACGCTGCGAGCGAGGGTGACGAGGATGAAGCAGGTTCGCTGAGGACTGAGATCCTTGTCCGCTTTAAGCCCGGCATTACGCGACAGGCGATTGAAACTATTACCACGCGTATGAACGACGACGTGGAAGATCGCATCGAGGCAGTCGAAGGTCTCTCAGTCATTGAAGACGAAGACAATCGGAGCGCTGACGAAGTGGTGGCGCAGTACCGCATGCTCTCGGAAGTCGAATACGCCGAACCGAACATTCAGATCAAGCTCGATCACGAAGGCGCCGGCAAACACGTCCACGCCAACGACGAACTCTTCTACAAGCAATGGGGACTGTTCAATCACGGCCAGGACGGGGGAAAGTCAGGCGCGGACATCAGCGCGATGCAAGCCTGGGCCACGACGCAGGGCAGCGGCGAGGTGGTCGTGGCCCTGCTCGACAGCGGCGTTGACTACACGCATCCCGATCTGGCCAGAAACATCTGGCGCCGGCCGGGAATCATCATCGCCTACCAGGACGAAGACCTGACGCCTGACGGGCCAATTGATGACATCAATGGGCTGAACCTGTTGGAAGACACGGGCGATCCGATGGACGACAACGGGCATGGCACGCATTGCGCCGGCATTATCGGCGCTGAAGGCGATAACGAGATCGGTGTCGCGGGCGTGAACTGGACGGTGAAGATCATGCCGCTGAAATTCATGGACGCCGAAGGCGTAGCCACAGTGCGCGACGCGATCGAAGCGATCAACTACGTGATCAATCGAAAGCGCGCCGGCGTGAACGTGCGCATCATCTCTTCGAGCTGGGGCACATTTGCGAAGTCCCGTGCGCTGGAAGATGTGATTCGCAAGGCCGGCGATGAAGGAATCCTGGTTGTCGCCGCCGCCGGCAACTCGAGTTCTGACAACGACGCCAAACCGCACTATCCGGGTAGTTTCGATCTGCCCAACGTGATCAGCGTCGCCGCTTTAAATCGGAATGATGAGCTGACGACCTTTTCAAACTTCGGCGCGACGAGCGTCGATATCGCCGCTCCCGGTCAGCAAATCGTCAGCACCTGGCTCGAGCACGGGTACCAGGAGAAGCAGGGCACTTCGATGGCAACCCCGTTCGTGTCGGGTGTGGCCGCGCTCATCCTCGCCGCCAATCCCGGCATTTCCATAGATGAATTGCGTGCTCGGCTGCTCAACTCGGTCGATCCGTTGCCGTCCTTGCGGGGCAAAGTCACCACCGGTGGCCGGATTAACGCCGCGAAGGCGCTGACGCCCTGA
- a CDS encoding 16S rRNA (uracil(1498)-N(3))-methyltransferase — protein MTRRRFYAPRIAFAADSDTITLSDDQARHARDVLRLGRDDEVFVFDGEGREYRCLIADIGSRSMTLTVAEETEAARPESPLDLTLAVALLKGEKFDLVVQKATELGVTRLVPLITARADVRIREPQDAARKAERWQRIALESAKQCGRARLMLVDKPANLDEFFRSITDVHLGVMFTARDGASMEVAFETKPDFKSVIALVGSEGGWTDDELSQACKHEWQLVTLGGRTLRAETAAIVAATLLQHRLGDLG, from the coding sequence ATGACTCGACGAAGGTTCTACGCACCGCGAATCGCATTCGCTGCCGACAGCGACACAATTACGCTTAGTGACGATCAGGCGCGACATGCGCGCGACGTACTGCGCCTCGGCCGCGATGATGAAGTCTTCGTATTCGACGGCGAGGGACGCGAGTATCGCTGCCTCATCGCGGACATCGGCTCGCGCTCAATGACGCTGACTGTCGCCGAGGAAACCGAAGCAGCCAGGCCTGAGTCACCGCTCGATCTCACCCTGGCGGTGGCTTTGCTTAAAGGCGAGAAGTTTGATCTCGTCGTACAGAAGGCCACGGAGCTTGGCGTGACGAGGTTGGTGCCGCTGATCACGGCGCGCGCGGATGTTCGGATTCGCGAACCTCAGGATGCAGCGCGAAAGGCCGAGCGTTGGCAGCGCATCGCGCTTGAATCAGCCAAACAGTGCGGACGGGCGCGGCTTATGCTGGTGGATAAACCGGCTAACCTCGACGAATTTTTCCGATCCATTACCGATGTTCACCTGGGGGTGATGTTTACCGCGCGTGACGGCGCATCGATGGAGGTCGCGTTTGAAACGAAGCCGGACTTTAAAAGCGTCATCGCGCTGGTGGGTTCGGAAGGTGGGTGGACCGACGATGAGCTAAGTCAGGCATGCAAGCACGAATGGCAGCTCGTAACTCTCGGCGGCCGCACGTTGCGCGCGGAAACGGCGGCGATTGTGGCTGCGACTCTGCTCCAGCATCGGCTCGGAGACCTGGGCTGA
- a CDS encoding 50S ribosomal protein L11 methyltransferase, translating to MKTWQVMDAIVISDAREAAEYGLMEAGAIGTETTDEAEGRLRVSAYFDSPESGNTAQESVLAALQIYGFDKTALIEFQTRVIADQDWLSEWKKHWRPVEVGRFIIAPPWSEPPAADDHLLIRINPGMAFGTGTHETTRLCLKAIEKYYASGSFLDVGTGTGILAIAAAKICQKPDQPGPPRGQPAWGGRQEGLPSITACDTDADAIAIAKENADLNQVGEHIDFRVGTIDEKTPSADLVCANLTAPVIVDLLPALLGVTCGRLVLSGILETQFEMVHARLLEQAATVNEIMQDNEWLALVI from the coding sequence ATGAAGACCTGGCAGGTCATGGATGCGATCGTCATCAGCGATGCTCGCGAAGCAGCCGAGTACGGGCTGATGGAAGCCGGCGCGATTGGAACTGAGACGACCGACGAGGCAGAGGGCCGCCTGCGGGTGTCCGCGTACTTTGATAGTCCTGAGTCAGGAAATACCGCGCAGGAGAGCGTGCTTGCAGCTTTACAAATCTACGGCTTCGACAAAACTGCATTAATTGAATTTCAAACGCGCGTGATCGCCGATCAAGACTGGCTGTCTGAATGGAAGAAGCATTGGCGGCCAGTCGAGGTAGGTCGATTCATCATTGCGCCACCGTGGTCGGAACCGCCTGCTGCTGATGATCACCTCCTTATCCGTATCAATCCCGGCATGGCTTTCGGCACCGGCACGCACGAAACAACGCGGCTCTGCTTGAAAGCGATTGAAAAATACTACGCGAGTGGAAGCTTCCTCGACGTCGGAACGGGTACGGGAATCCTGGCCATCGCGGCCGCGAAGATATGTCAGAAGCCCGACCAACCGGGGCCCCCACGCGGGCAACCCGCGTGGGGTGGTCGTCAGGAAGGCTTACCTTCCATCACGGCATGCGACACCGATGCCGATGCAATCGCGATCGCGAAAGAAAATGCCGATTTAAATCAGGTGGGCGAGCACATCGATTTCCGCGTGGGAACGATTGATGAAAAGACACCTTCAGCGGATTTGGTTTGCGCGAATCTTACGGCGCCGGTGATCGTCGATCTGCTGCCCGCATTGCTCGGAGTCACTTGCGGCCGCTTAGTTCTGTCTGGAATTCTTGAGACCCAGTTCGAGATGGTGCACGCGCGGCTTTTGGAGCAGGCCGCGACGGTAAACGAAATCATGCAGGACAATGAGTGGCTCGCTCTGGTGATTTGA
- the era gene encoding GTPase Era, whose amino-acid sequence MNFHSGYVALVGRPNAGKSTLLNRLVGEKIAAVSNKPQTTRFKILGIVNRPAGQIVLVDTPGVHKPGYELNRRMMSAVHDALLGVDVVCLIRDASAATGNGDRFVLDLVKQSGKAAILLLNKTDKLADKSQLLPLIESYQKEHEWKAIVPISALKGDQIEQLLHEMSENLPEAGPIFSDDEFTDQSMRALAAEIVREKILETTGEEIPYVTAVVTERWEEEREDFTRIYCTIFVERDSQKKIIIGRGAQRLKQIGTRARGEIEKMLGHRCHLQLFVKVEEDWRDKQRLLNEMGIA is encoded by the coding sequence ATGAACTTCCATTCCGGTTACGTCGCGCTCGTCGGCCGGCCAAACGCGGGCAAATCGACGCTGCTCAATCGGCTGGTCGGCGAAAAGATCGCGGCGGTCTCGAACAAGCCGCAAACCACTCGCTTCAAAATCCTCGGCATCGTTAATCGTCCCGCAGGTCAGATTGTCCTGGTCGATACGCCGGGCGTGCACAAACCCGGATACGAATTGAACCGGCGGATGATGTCTGCGGTGCATGATGCGCTGCTCGGCGTGGATGTCGTTTGTCTGATTCGCGATGCGTCGGCGGCGACCGGAAACGGCGATCGGTTTGTGCTTGATCTGGTGAAGCAATCAGGGAAGGCTGCGATTCTCCTGCTGAACAAGACCGACAAGCTGGCGGACAAGTCCCAGCTGTTACCACTGATCGAGTCATACCAGAAAGAGCACGAATGGAAAGCCATCGTCCCAATCTCTGCCTTAAAAGGCGATCAGATCGAACAACTGTTGCACGAGATGAGCGAGAACCTGCCGGAAGCCGGGCCCATCTTCTCGGACGATGAGTTCACCGATCAATCAATGCGCGCACTCGCGGCCGAGATCGTCCGTGAAAAGATCCTGGAAACGACTGGCGAAGAGATTCCTTATGTCACTGCAGTTGTGACCGAACGGTGGGAGGAGGAGCGGGAAGACTTCACCAGGATTTACTGCACGATTTTCGTCGAGCGCGACTCACAGAAGAAGATCATCATTGGCCGGGGTGCTCAGCGGCTAAAACAAATCGGAACGCGCGCGCGTGGAGAGATCGAGAAGATGCTGGGCCATCGCTGTCATCTCCAACTCTTCGTCAAGGTCGAAGAGGATTGGCGCGACAAACAGCGCCTGCTGAACGAAATGGGAATCGCATGA
- a CDS encoding fumarylacetoacetate hydrolase family protein — protein sequence MKLAQFKPKNGDQPCVGVLLGDVVCDVAELARAQRSGGARVADWLLETNSTLDVISRGAEGVEQLEALVTLQTGSRISVAGFSEADIEFLPAVRPGKILAIGRNYADHAIEGGGEPPKAPLIFAKLSNALSAHNAPIVLPAVSETIDWEAELAVVIGRSAKSVSEADALDYVFGYTLMNDVTARDLQRKDGQWTRGKGLDTFAPLGPFITTRDKIEDIQNLKIEGLYNGEVTQASNTSKMIFSIAYLISYISQGITLEPGDVIASGTPEGVGFFRDPPVLLKAGDVCEVRVEKLGALRNPVVAPR from the coding sequence ATGAAACTGGCTCAATTCAAACCCAAAAACGGGGACCAGCCTTGCGTGGGGGTGCTGCTTGGCGATGTCGTTTGCGATGTTGCCGAGCTGGCGCGGGCCCAGCGATCCGGCGGCGCCAGAGTCGCCGATTGGTTGCTCGAAACAAATAGCACGCTGGACGTCATCAGTCGGGGAGCGGAAGGTGTCGAACAATTAGAGGCACTCGTTACTCTTCAAACCGGCTCGCGAATATCTGTAGCTGGTTTTAGCGAAGCAGACATCGAGTTTCTTCCCGCGGTTCGTCCCGGCAAGATTCTCGCAATTGGCCGCAATTACGCCGACCACGCGATCGAGGGTGGCGGCGAGCCTCCGAAAGCGCCGCTTATTTTTGCGAAACTCTCGAATGCCTTGAGCGCGCACAACGCGCCGATTGTGCTGCCGGCGGTTAGCGAAACTATCGATTGGGAAGCTGAGCTGGCCGTTGTAATCGGCCGTAGCGCAAAAAGCGTCAGCGAAGCCGACGCGCTCGACTACGTTTTCGGCTATACGTTGATGAACGATGTGACGGCGCGCGATCTGCAACGCAAGGACGGACAATGGACGCGCGGCAAAGGCCTCGACACGTTCGCGCCGCTGGGTCCTTTCATCACCACGCGCGACAAGATTGAGGATATTCAAAACCTGAAGATTGAAGGCTTGTATAACGGTGAAGTCACGCAGGCTTCCAACACAAGCAAGATGATCTTCAGCATTGCTTACCTGATTTCTTACATTTCGCAGGGCATCACGCTCGAACCGGGCGACGTCATCGCCAGTGGCACTCCCGAAGGCGTTGGTTTCTTCCGCGATCCGCCGGTGCTGCTAAAGGCGGGTGACGTATGCGAAGTGCGCGTGGAAAAGCTTGGCGCACTGCGCAATCCGGTCGTGGCTCCACGATGA
- a CDS encoding PAS domain S-box protein encodes MTPSHDHTAQKPQREAERTESQRLAEVEAALRESEERYRELFEHSRDAIYIHDMNGRYTSVNHAAEELTGYSREEILGKHYSNFVRPTYLKTVRENFCRKLDVPLETTYETEIACKDGTRKPVEVSSRMIYRNGEPAGVQGTVRDISEKKHAQRALQTYSRRLVNAQEAERENIMRELHDNIGQSLKAVSLNLKAIQTSGEVHESALSRLRETIDVLDGVLRRVRELSSELRPANQDDSESVKNGLLYQPAVNI; translated from the coding sequence ATGACCCCTTCTCACGATCACACTGCTCAGAAACCTCAGCGCGAAGCTGAACGGACTGAGTCACAACGACTGGCAGAGGTTGAAGCTGCCTTGCGCGAAAGCGAAGAACGCTATCGGGAGTTGTTCGAGCATTCGCGTGACGCGATTTACATTCACGACATGAACGGCCGCTATACTTCGGTCAATCACGCCGCAGAGGAACTGACCGGATACAGCCGTGAAGAGATTCTCGGCAAGCATTACTCGAACTTTGTGCGGCCGACGTACTTGAAAACCGTGCGCGAAAATTTCTGCCGCAAGCTCGATGTGCCGCTCGAGACGACGTACGAAACAGAGATTGCGTGCAAAGACGGGACCCGCAAGCCGGTCGAAGTCAGCAGCCGAATGATCTACCGGAACGGCGAGCCGGCGGGCGTGCAAGGCACGGTGCGCGATATCAGCGAGAAAAAACATGCCCAGCGCGCTTTACAGACGTATTCGCGCCGCCTGGTTAACGCGCAGGAGGCCGAACGCGAAAACATTATGCGCGAGCTGCACGACAACATCGGCCAGTCGCTGAAGGCCGTCAGCCTTAACCTCAAAGCGATACAAACATCCGGTGAAGTACACGAATCAGCCCTCTCGCGTCTGCGCGAAACCATCGACGTGCTTGATGGTGTTCTGCGCCGGGTGCGTGAATTGTCTTCTGAATTGCGCCCCGCAAACCAGGACGATTCGGAGTCAGTGAAAAATGGGCTTCTTTACCAGCCCGCCGTGAACATCTGA